Proteins encoded within one genomic window of Amycolatopsis sp. 2-15:
- a CDS encoding heme-binding protein translates to MIGAIGVSGASVEEDELIAQAAVTRAAKGGD, encoded by the coding sequence GTGATCGGCGCCATCGGCGTATCCGGTGCGTCGGTCGAGGAGGACGAGCTCATCGCGCAGGCCGCGGTCACCCGCGCCGCGAAGGGAGGCGATTGA
- a CDS encoding cytochrome P450: protein MPETQTLSYPMTRGCPFDPPPELTKLREEDPVTRVRLWDGSTPWLVTRYDDVREILLDPRISSDTSRPGYPHPSAATATRRMHFINMDNPDHDRHRRLLTRYFAVKRLEGLRPRIQHIVDELIDQMLAGPTPVDLVEAFALPLPSLVICELLGVPYADRDLFHRTSKTIVSRHATPEEMQAATTELHEYLGDLVESKGVDPGEDVFSRLAVEQLRTGQMSRDEIADMGLLLLVAGHETTANMIALGTLALLRHPEQLAEVRAADDPALIAGTVEELLRYLTIPHLGRRRVALEDVEIGGQTIRAGEGVIVATDVANRDPEVFDEPDRFDVHRNARHHVAFGYGIHQCLGQPLARVELQIVYGTLYRRIPTLALAQPFEEVEFKHEMLAYGVHRLPVTW from the coding sequence TTGCCCGAGACACAGACACTCTCGTACCCGATGACACGGGGTTGTCCCTTCGATCCGCCGCCGGAGCTGACGAAGCTGCGGGAGGAAGATCCGGTCACCCGCGTCCGGCTCTGGGACGGCAGCACGCCTTGGCTTGTCACCCGCTACGACGACGTGCGGGAGATCCTGCTCGACCCCCGGATCAGCTCCGACACGAGCCGGCCCGGCTACCCGCATCCCAGCGCTGCGACGGCGACGCGCCGGATGCACTTCATCAACATGGACAACCCGGACCACGACCGGCACCGGCGACTGCTGACCCGGTACTTCGCCGTGAAGCGCTTGGAGGGCCTGCGCCCGCGCATCCAGCACATCGTCGACGAGCTGATCGACCAGATGCTGGCCGGGCCGACGCCCGTGGATCTGGTGGAGGCGTTCGCGCTGCCGCTGCCGTCGCTGGTGATCTGCGAACTGCTCGGCGTCCCGTACGCGGACCGGGACTTGTTCCACCGCACCAGCAAGACCATCGTGTCGCGGCATGCCACGCCCGAGGAGATGCAGGCAGCGACCACAGAGCTGCACGAGTACCTGGGCGACCTCGTCGAGTCGAAGGGCGTCGACCCGGGTGAGGACGTGTTCAGCCGGCTCGCCGTCGAGCAGCTGCGCACCGGGCAGATGTCCCGCGACGAAATCGCGGACATGGGCCTGCTCCTGCTGGTGGCCGGCCATGAGACGACCGCGAACATGATCGCTCTGGGCACCCTGGCCCTGCTGCGCCATCCGGAACAGCTCGCCGAGGTGCGCGCCGCCGACGACCCTGCGTTGATCGCGGGCACGGTCGAAGAACTGTTGCGGTACCTGACGATCCCCCATCTCGGGCGGCGGCGCGTCGCGCTCGAGGACGTCGAGATCGGGGGGCAGACGATTCGGGCAGGCGAAGGAGTCATCGTGGCGACCGACGTTGCCAACCGTGACCCTGAGGTGTTCGACGAGCCGGACCGGTTCGACGTTCACCGCAACGCGCGCCACCACGTCGCCTTCGGGTACGGGATCCATCAGTGCCTGGGCCAGCCGCTGGCCCGGGTCGAGCTCCAGATCGTGTACGGCACGCTGTACCGGCGGATTCCCACTCTCGCTCTGGCGCAGCCGTTCGAGGAAGTCGAGTTCAAACACGAAATGTTGGCCTACGGCGTGCACCGGCTGCCGGTCACCTGGTGA
- a CDS encoding ferredoxin encodes MKIVLDQDKCVASGQCVLAAPDVFDQRDDDGIAVLLREHPVAGEEESVREAGRICPAAAIRVEEA; translated from the coding sequence ATGAAGATCGTCCTTGACCAGGACAAGTGTGTGGCCTCCGGGCAGTGCGTCCTCGCCGCGCCGGACGTGTTCGACCAGCGCGACGACGACGGCATCGCGGTGCTGCTGAGAGAGCATCCGGTCGCCGGGGAAGAGGAGTCCGTGCGGGAGGCCGGGCGCATCTGCCCGGCCGCGGCGATCCGGGTCGAAGAAGCGTGA
- a CDS encoding NmrA/HSCARG family protein → MPERPILVLTATGGQGRAVTTALLHRGAVVRALVRDPGRPGAQALSRRGVEVVSGLLEDADSLTGAMRGVAGVFALTTPFESGPEAEVGQGRAILEAVREADVPHLVFSSVAGATQRTGVPHFDSKAIVESEVRASGVPYTILGPTYFFDNALGNQERILAGSLDLPLPSDRPLQQLARSDHGAFAAEVLLHAEKYAGRRIELASDAPTPAEMSRTLSDAIGREVRHDRFPVESIRNPDMHAMWEFLNGPGYQVDITTLHAAHPEIGWTSFASWARQVFGSAS, encoded by the coding sequence ATGCCTGAGCGTCCGATTCTGGTGCTGACCGCCACCGGTGGGCAGGGGCGCGCCGTCACCACGGCGCTCCTGCACCGCGGCGCCGTGGTGCGCGCACTGGTGCGTGACCCCGGTCGTCCGGGCGCGCAGGCGCTGAGCCGGCGCGGCGTCGAAGTGGTCTCAGGCTTGCTCGAGGACGCCGATTCACTGACCGGCGCCATGCGTGGCGTGGCGGGCGTGTTCGCGTTGACGACCCCGTTCGAGTCGGGTCCGGAAGCTGAGGTGGGCCAGGGACGCGCGATCCTCGAGGCCGTGCGGGAGGCGGATGTGCCGCACCTCGTGTTCAGCTCTGTCGCCGGTGCCACTCAGCGGACCGGGGTACCGCATTTCGACAGCAAGGCGATCGTCGAGTCCGAGGTCCGTGCGAGCGGAGTTCCGTACACGATCCTGGGGCCCACGTATTTTTTCGACAACGCTCTCGGTAATCAGGAACGGATTCTCGCGGGATCACTCGACCTCCCGTTGCCGAGCGACCGGCCATTGCAGCAGCTCGCGCGCTCCGACCACGGCGCGTTCGCTGCCGAAGTGCTGCTGCACGCCGAGAAGTACGCGGGCCGGCGGATCGAGCTCGCCAGCGACGCCCCCACCCCGGCCGAGATGTCGCGCACGCTGAGCGACGCAATCGGCCGGGAGGTGCGCCACGATCGGTTTCCCGTTGAGTCCATCCGCAACCCGGACATGCATGCGATGTGGGAGTTTCTCAACGGACCGGGCTACCAGGTGGACATCACCACCCTGCACGCCGCCCACCCGGAGATCGGGTGGACTTCCTTTGCCTCGTGGGCTCGGCAGGTGTTCGGGTCCGCGTCGTGA
- a CDS encoding S41 family peptidase: MLVVVLLMVGAGLATSAPVRSTPQTYLIGALNLLRLHSMDRDRVDWPRAEAEAVRRAADVTAPAGTYSMIREVIAELGNPHTRLVGPASARAPLPESIDVPRSHASHGVAVVRVPGFVADPAGERRYVAAGVAALQAVEGQATCGWVVDLRDNIGGNMWPMLTVLAPLLGDGVVGSFSGPGVAPVTWSVRDGRAVRGGSAPAAETNPVRLTRPRPPIAVLTSKLTSSSGEATLVAFRGMPGVETFGAPTGGAATGNEVFDLSDGAQLLITTVVDVDRTGRIYGNVPIEPDHSVPPADAEAVAAQWVRAQGGCG; this comes from the coding sequence GTGCTCGTTGTCGTGCTGTTGATGGTCGGGGCCGGGCTGGCCACTTCGGCGCCGGTGCGGTCGACGCCGCAGACGTATCTTATTGGGGCGCTGAACCTGCTGCGGCTGCATTCGATGGACCGGGACCGGGTGGACTGGCCGAGAGCGGAGGCGGAGGCCGTGCGTCGGGCGGCGGATGTCACGGCGCCGGCAGGGACGTATTCGATGATCCGGGAGGTGATCGCCGAGCTCGGGAACCCGCATACGAGGCTGGTTGGTCCGGCGAGTGCGCGGGCGCCGTTGCCGGAGTCGATCGACGTGCCGCGGAGTCATGCGTCGCATGGTGTGGCCGTCGTGAGAGTGCCCGGATTCGTCGCTGATCCGGCGGGGGAGCGACGGTATGTCGCGGCGGGAGTGGCAGCGCTTCAGGCGGTCGAGGGGCAGGCGACGTGCGGCTGGGTCGTCGACCTGCGCGACAACATCGGCGGCAATATGTGGCCGATGCTCACCGTGCTGGCGCCGCTGCTCGGTGACGGCGTGGTGGGCTCGTTCAGCGGTCCCGGAGTCGCTCCTGTGACATGGTCGGTGCGCGACGGCCGGGCAGTCCGCGGCGGATCGGCGCCCGCCGCGGAGACCAACCCGGTGCGGCTGACCCGGCCGCGACCACCGATCGCCGTGCTCACCTCGAAGCTCACCTCGAGCTCGGGCGAGGCCACACTGGTGGCGTTCCGGGGCATGCCGGGCGTCGAGACCTTCGGCGCGCCTACCGGGGGCGCCGCGACCGGCAACGAGGTCTTTGATCTGAGCGATGGTGCGCAGCTGCTCATCACGACCGTCGTCGACGTCGACCGCACCGGACGGATCTACGGGAACGTGCCGATCGAGCCGGATCACTCGGTACCGCCGGCCGACGCGGAGGCTGTGGCCGCGCAATGGGTGCGCGCGCAGGGTGGCTGCGGCTAG
- a CDS encoding STAS domain-containing protein yields MQPSDPVSADHVERVSATPAAEVALRHTGEDVVIAACGEFDAVTSPRLRETVHHALAEKPSTLVLDLTETVFFSSVAISVLVDAVLTAGDRTVIRLVVPRRVRRTLSMLGMDHYFDYYETAEDALTARLR; encoded by the coding sequence ATGCAGCCTTCCGACCCCGTATCCGCCGACCACGTCGAGCGTGTCAGCGCCACGCCTGCGGCCGAGGTCGCCCTGCGACATACCGGCGAGGACGTGGTGATCGCCGCCTGCGGTGAGTTCGACGCGGTCACCAGCCCCCGGTTGCGGGAGACCGTGCACCACGCCCTCGCCGAGAAACCCAGCACGCTTGTGCTGGACCTGACCGAGACGGTGTTCTTTTCCTCGGTCGCCATCAGCGTCCTGGTCGACGCCGTCCTCACCGCCGGCGACCGCACCGTCATCCGGCTTGTGGTTCCCCGCCGGGTCCGACGCACCCTGAGCATGCTCGGGATGGACCACTACTTCGACTACTACGAGACCGCCGAGGACGCTCTCACCGCACGCCTGCGATGA
- a CDS encoding DUF732 domain-containing protein, with product MAPAAPLPDDSVNPVAPVERTYLAALLHQIDPALVVGHANRAIDNGRNVCEDLAQGKDHATVVKNAASRFGADASVDQAKAEKIVATIEASGICKP from the coding sequence GTGGCGCCTGCAGCTCCGCTGCCGGACGACTCGGTGAATCCGGTGGCGCCGGTGGAGCGGACCTACCTCGCGGCGCTGCTGCACCAGATCGACCCTGCGCTCGTCGTCGGGCACGCGAATCGCGCGATCGACAATGGGCGGAACGTGTGCGAGGACCTCGCGCAGGGCAAGGACCACGCGACCGTGGTCAAGAACGCGGCCTCGCGCTTCGGCGCCGACGCATCGGTCGACCAGGCGAAGGCCGAGAAGATCGTCGCGACGATCGAGGCGAGCGGGATCTGCAAGCCGTAG
- a CDS encoding MFS transporter has protein sequence MIVFLLGNVAAAFAPNFEILLAARVATVVAHGVFFGTGTGTGAAVASTLVPRSKSSQAVAVMMGGLTIAMVLGVPLGSWLGESLGWRAPFLVVAAPALVALMALRALLPTEIAHTPPESLLAQARLLTNPRLLTMYLLTAIGWGATFVVFTYISPLLTEVTGISTSAVKVALVVFGIATAAGNITGGKLADRLGTKPTLTFVLIGTSVVLAVLAFTAHSTVAVFVNVAVWGPQPEELGRGGLIERAERGQAAHALHPVAQLRRDLQGLEVLAHRSIAEALRVRPPPT, from the coding sequence ATGATCGTGTTCCTGCTCGGGAACGTGGCGGCCGCGTTCGCGCCGAACTTCGAAATCCTGCTCGCCGCGCGGGTCGCGACAGTAGTCGCCCACGGCGTGTTCTTCGGCACCGGCACCGGCACCGGCGCCGCGGTCGCGTCGACGCTCGTGCCACGCAGCAAGTCGTCCCAGGCCGTCGCGGTCATGATGGGCGGCCTCACCATCGCGATGGTGCTCGGCGTGCCGCTCGGATCATGGCTCGGCGAAAGCCTGGGCTGGCGCGCGCCGTTCCTCGTCGTCGCGGCGCCCGCACTCGTCGCCCTGATGGCGCTGCGAGCACTGCTGCCGACCGAGATCGCCCACACCCCACCGGAGAGTCTCCTCGCTCAGGCACGGCTGCTCACTAACCCGCGGCTGCTGACGATGTACCTGCTGACCGCGATCGGATGGGGCGCGACGTTCGTCGTCTTCACCTACATCTCGCCGCTGCTGACCGAGGTCACGGGCATCAGCACGAGCGCGGTGAAGGTGGCGCTCGTGGTGTTCGGCATCGCGACCGCGGCAGGCAACATCACCGGCGGCAAGCTCGCCGACCGGCTCGGCACGAAGCCAACGCTCACTTTCGTGCTGATCGGCACGTCGGTCGTGCTCGCCGTCCTGGCGTTCACCGCGCACTCGACGGTGGCGGTGTTCGTGAACGTCGCGGTGTGGGGGCCACAGCCGGAAGAGCTCGGTCGCGGCGGACTGATCGAGCGGGCCGAACGCGGTCAAGCAGCACATGCCCTCCACCCAGTCGCGCAGCTCAGGCGCGACCTGCAGGGTCTCGAGGTGCTCGCGCATCGATCGATCGCCGAGGCCCTGCGGGTCCGGCCCCCACCTACCTGA
- a CDS encoding TetR family transcriptional regulator → MAQIAERAGLNRATFFRHFADSARSSLVERTSSPSCSPTRSAPHGGSRCAHLSSVRLTRGGREDDSDQRPRALQRRRIADANMTCWSGGC, encoded by the coding sequence GTGGCGCAGATCGCCGAGCGCGCGGGCCTGAACCGCGCGACCTTCTTCCGGCACTTCGCCGACAGCGCGCGATCCTCTTTGGTCGAGAGGACGAGCTCGCCATCCTGTTCTCCGACGCGATCCGCTCCGCACGGCGGAAGTCGATGTGCCCACCTGTCTTCTGTCCGCCTTACACGCGGCGGACGCGAGGATGACAGTGATCAGCGCCCCAGAGCGCTTCAGCGGCGCCGGATTGCCGACGCGAACATGACGTGCTGGAGCGGGGGCTGCTGA
- a CDS encoding dimethylsulfonioproprionate lyase family protein, with protein MGEQNVPPAAIKPDRRTDRREMTSVTAGNSTPATAAVTALVTDLARRLASEGLPEHAADLRSTHPTAPDAPAAPSAALPALRHLPKALRIARTDDATGLAQALTSARWTQTNTYVRNPPNERFLRGYAHCTLLGPATALPVAIDPAGLVTLGVLLLGPHLHYPPHWHPADEVYLPLTTARWSTDQSPYKAREPGTILHHTPTQSHAIHTDAVPLLALYLWRGDLHTPARLITPPH; from the coding sequence ATGGGCGAGCAGAACGTGCCACCAGCGGCGATCAAGCCGGATCGCCGCACCGACCGCAGGGAGATGACCTCGGTGACCGCAGGAAACTCCACACCGGCGACTGCCGCAGTGACCGCGCTCGTCACCGACCTGGCCCGGCGGCTGGCGAGCGAGGGCCTGCCCGAGCACGCGGCCGACCTGCGCAGCACCCACCCGACCGCGCCGGACGCGCCTGCGGCGCCGAGCGCCGCCCTGCCTGCCCTACGCCACCTGCCGAAAGCCCTCCGCATCGCGCGGACGGACGACGCGACCGGACTGGCGCAGGCGCTGACGTCCGCGCGATGGACGCAGACCAACACATACGTCAGAAATCCACCCAACGAACGCTTCCTGCGCGGCTACGCACACTGCACCCTGCTCGGCCCCGCCACCGCGCTACCCGTAGCCATCGACCCCGCCGGCCTGGTCACACTCGGCGTCCTGCTGCTCGGCCCCCACCTGCACTACCCACCTCACTGGCACCCCGCCGACGAGGTCTACCTACCGCTCACCACGGCCCGCTGGTCCACCGACCAATCCCCCTACAAAGCACGCGAACCCGGCACGATCCTGCACCACACCCCCACCCAATCCCACGCCATCCACACCGACGCCGTCCCCCTCCTCGCGCTCTACCTCTGGCGCGGCGACCTCCACACACCCGCACGCCTCATCACCCCACCCCACTGA
- a CDS encoding GAF and ANTAR domain-containing protein, with translation MVYSDSLASASLSSVLGAIARTLQAEPDVETTLAAIVKAAVDHVAGAEYAGISLVQDGRIRTVAPTSELVATVDEIQSRTGQGPCLDAIAQHEIFRTGNLSDERRWPAFAPEAAQTGIRSMLAYRLFVTETTLGALYLCSSRVDAFSERTEQDGLVFASHAAIALVGAQTEAQLHVAIDSRGVIGMAKGILMERHDLDAVQAFRMLVESSQASNMKLHEVAAWLVDHRREL, from the coding sequence GTGGTTTATTCCGACAGCCTCGCGTCCGCGAGCTTGAGCAGCGTGCTCGGCGCGATCGCGCGCACCCTGCAGGCCGAGCCGGACGTCGAGACGACCCTCGCGGCGATCGTGAAGGCCGCGGTGGATCACGTGGCCGGCGCCGAGTACGCCGGGATCTCCCTGGTCCAGGACGGCCGGATCCGCACCGTGGCCCCTACCTCCGAGCTCGTGGCCACGGTCGACGAGATTCAGAGCCGCACCGGCCAGGGCCCGTGCCTCGACGCGATCGCCCAGCACGAAATCTTCCGCACCGGCAACCTGTCCGACGAGCGACGCTGGCCGGCTTTCGCGCCCGAAGCCGCGCAGACGGGTATCCGGTCGATGCTGGCCTACCGGCTGTTCGTCACCGAGACCACCCTCGGTGCCCTGTACCTCTGTTCCTCCCGGGTCGACGCGTTCAGCGAACGAACTGAGCAGGACGGTCTCGTGTTCGCAAGCCACGCCGCGATCGCGCTCGTCGGAGCCCAGACCGAAGCGCAGCTGCACGTCGCGATCGATTCCCGTGGCGTGATCGGCATGGCCAAGGGCATTCTCATGGAGCGCCACGATCTCGACGCCGTCCAGGCGTTCCGGATGCTCGTCGAGTCGTCGCAGGCCAGCAACATGAAACTGCACGAGGTCGCCGCCTGGCTTGTCGACCACCGCCGCGAGCTGTAG
- a CDS encoding ATP-binding protein, protein MQVTVTVTVTDHGQWRPQPAPDPRRGRGLPLIHLLADHAEITPTDHGTTITMTW, encoded by the coding sequence GTGCAGGTCACCGTCACCGTCACCGTCACCGACCACGGCCAGTGGCGGCCCCAGCCCGCGCCCGACCCTCGCCGCGGCCGTGGCCTGCCGCTGATCCATCTCCTGGCCGACCACGCCGAAATCACCCCCACCGACCACGGCACCACCATCACCATGACCTGGTAA
- a CDS encoding phosphotransferase family protein: MPKAAPDLLAIASALLPGVQLDDAFTAIDGNIHHVLLIPGIAAVRVSKRPLAAASMPRRVEVLRQLASADLPFQVPAPLTPVTMFGDRAAVAVSWIGGVALPKGVGDPQQVADALAAVRSVPLSESLLSALDGRALGPSWSTVIAEEILPRLPARWQSEGRRRLDAALALEPVPDALVHGDLGGSNVHWSADGKLLGILDWDMAMPADPAIDAALMVWHGWDNVRRAVPAATYRRARTWDALFGVGHLVATMNGRPMTNPDGFVAAVVPWLEANTSASHI; encoded by the coding sequence ATGCCCAAGGCTGCCCCGGACTTGCTGGCGATCGCCTCCGCGCTGCTGCCTGGCGTACAGCTAGACGACGCCTTCACCGCAATCGACGGCAATATCCACCATGTGCTGCTGATCCCCGGCATCGCCGCCGTCCGAGTCAGCAAGCGGCCGCTGGCCGCCGCGTCGATGCCCCGCCGGGTGGAGGTATTGCGACAGCTGGCTTCCGCCGACCTGCCGTTCCAGGTGCCCGCGCCGCTCACGCCCGTGACCATGTTCGGCGATCGGGCCGCTGTTGCTGTGTCGTGGATTGGCGGTGTCGCCTTGCCCAAGGGAGTCGGCGATCCGCAGCAGGTGGCCGACGCGTTGGCTGCTGTGCGCTCCGTGCCACTCAGTGAGTCGCTGCTTTCGGCCCTGGACGGCCGGGCGCTGGGTCCGTCGTGGTCGACGGTCATCGCCGAGGAGATCCTGCCCCGGCTGCCGGCCCGCTGGCAGTCCGAGGGACGGCGGCGTCTCGACGCCGCCCTCGCCCTGGAGCCCGTGCCCGATGCGTTGGTGCATGGCGATCTCGGCGGGTCCAACGTGCACTGGTCGGCGGACGGAAAGCTACTCGGCATCCTCGACTGGGACATGGCCATGCCCGCCGACCCCGCTATCGACGCCGCCCTGATGGTTTGGCACGGCTGGGACAACGTCCGCCGCGCCGTTCCCGCCGCGACCTACCGCCGCGCACGTACTTGGGACGCCCTGTTCGGCGTCGGCCACCTTGTCGCCACTATGAACGGCCGCCCCATGACCAACCCCGACGGCTTCGTTGCCGCGGTCGTCCCCTGGCTTGAGGCGAACACCTCCGCGAGTCACATTTAA
- a CDS encoding NAD(P)/FAD-dependent oxidoreductase, whose protein sequence is MSTRLEHVVVVGAGAAGLTTVDTLRREGFPGRITVVGAEPHRPYDRPPLSKQILSGQWEPDRLALRPDEDFAALDAEWLLGTPAAALDVTGRKVTLADGRVLGYDGLVIATGVSPRRLPVGHDLDGVHVLHTVDDALALRTALGVGTRLVVVGAGFLGCETAAVASELGLEVTLVDPQLAPMTRQLGPDVAALIADLHIRHGVQLRTGTGVVGFAADGGRVTGVDLDDGTRQPADAVMVAIGSRPVTGWLADSGLSVGDGVDCDQDCQAAPGVVVAGDVANRLEPGTGRRVRVEHRMNATEQGTTAARSLLGRESRPPGVPYFWTDQYDAKVQVYGHPEPAARFTVDSGDPATNRFTAVYQRDGQIVAGLAWNSPREGRALRQRVLDGA, encoded by the coding sequence GTGAGCACCCGCCTGGAGCACGTCGTCGTCGTGGGTGCCGGTGCCGCCGGACTGACCACCGTGGACACCCTGCGGCGGGAGGGCTTTCCCGGTCGGATCACGGTGGTGGGTGCCGAGCCGCACCGGCCCTACGATCGTCCGCCATTGTCCAAGCAGATCCTCAGCGGTCAATGGGAACCCGACCGGCTGGCCCTGCGCCCGGACGAGGACTTCGCAGCCCTTGACGCCGAGTGGCTGCTCGGCACACCCGCCGCGGCACTGGACGTGACCGGGCGGAAGGTGACGCTGGCCGACGGCCGGGTGCTCGGCTACGACGGGCTGGTCATCGCCACAGGCGTGAGTCCGCGCCGGCTGCCGGTCGGCCACGACCTCGACGGCGTACACGTCCTGCACACCGTCGACGACGCGCTCGCGCTTCGCACGGCGCTCGGCGTGGGCACCAGGCTGGTCGTGGTCGGCGCGGGTTTCCTCGGCTGTGAAACGGCGGCGGTGGCCAGCGAACTCGGCCTCGAGGTGACGCTGGTCGACCCACAGCTCGCGCCGATGACCCGGCAGTTAGGTCCGGACGTCGCGGCCCTGATCGCTGATCTCCACATACGCCATGGAGTCCAGCTGCGAACCGGTACCGGGGTCGTCGGCTTCGCCGCCGACGGCGGCCGGGTCACCGGCGTGGACCTCGACGACGGCACCCGCCAACCGGCCGACGCGGTCATGGTCGCGATCGGTTCTCGTCCGGTCACCGGTTGGCTGGCGGACAGCGGACTGAGCGTGGGTGACGGGGTGGACTGCGACCAGGACTGCCAGGCCGCGCCCGGTGTCGTCGTGGCCGGCGATGTCGCCAACCGGCTCGAGCCAGGCACCGGTCGCCGGGTCCGGGTCGAGCACCGGATGAACGCCACCGAGCAGGGTACGACCGCCGCCCGCAGCCTGCTCGGCCGCGAATCTCGCCCACCCGGGGTGCCCTATTTCTGGACCGACCAGTACGACGCCAAGGTCCAGGTCTACGGCCACCCGGAGCCAGCGGCACGATTTACGGTCGATTCGGGCGATCCGGCGACAAACCGCTTCACCGCCGTGTACCAGCGCGACGGCCAGATCGTCGCAGGGCTCGCGTGGAACTCTCCGCGCGAAGGGCGGGCGTTGCGCCAGCGGGTACTCGACGGCGCCTGA
- a CDS encoding ATP-dependent DNA ligase, producing MRFPDGAAGEAFFEKNLPRGAPEWVQTVTLPSSGSRSGRGPGTITYPLIEELPSLVWAANLAALELHVPQWRVGPGPKRRSPDRLVFDLDPGEGATVVECCRVAERLLEVLTADGLTPLPKTSGSKGLQVYCGVRTRQPERTSAYAKAVAEQLAAELPELVVSKMAKNPRTGRVLIDWSQNHVSKTTIAPYSLRGRATPTVSTPITWDEVRACRTPAELTFTADDVLHRVDELGDLLADLHDTRPIREIPLGDIRSAPHPRIVLRRGLGGSQTPGHRARLSDAQRATALRRALTAGSRTDWTAASSSRSRRPRAPRSR from the coding sequence GTGCGCTTCCCCGACGGCGCCGCCGGCGAGGCGTTCTTCGAGAAGAATCTCCCCCGCGGTGCGCCCGAGTGGGTTCAGACCGTGACGCTGCCCAGCTCCGGGTCCCGCAGCGGCCGCGGCCCGGGCACGATCACCTACCCGTTGATCGAGGAACTGCCGAGCCTGGTGTGGGCGGCCAATCTCGCCGCACTCGAGCTGCACGTGCCCCAGTGGAGGGTCGGCCCCGGCCCGAAGCGCCGGTCCCCGGACCGGCTCGTGTTCGATCTCGACCCCGGCGAGGGTGCCACGGTGGTCGAGTGCTGCCGGGTGGCCGAGCGGCTGCTGGAGGTCCTGACCGCCGACGGGCTCACCCCGCTGCCCAAGACCAGCGGTTCGAAGGGTCTGCAGGTGTACTGCGGTGTCCGCACGCGGCAGCCTGAGCGCACGTCGGCCTACGCGAAGGCGGTCGCCGAGCAGCTCGCCGCCGAGCTGCCCGAGCTCGTGGTGTCGAAGATGGCGAAGAACCCGCGCACGGGCCGCGTGCTGATCGACTGGAGCCAGAACCACGTCTCGAAGACCACCATCGCCCCGTACTCGCTGCGCGGCCGCGCCACCCCCACCGTGTCCACGCCGATCACCTGGGACGAGGTCCGCGCCTGCCGCACCCCGGCCGAGCTGACCTTCACCGCCGACGACGTACTGCACCGCGTCGACGAGCTCGGTGACTTGCTCGCCGACCTGCACGACACGCGTCCGATCCGGGAGATCCCTTTGGGTGATATCCGCAGCGCACCGCACCCACGTATCGTCCTGCGTCGCGGGCTCGGGGGTTCCCAGACCCCGGGTCACCGGGCCCGCCTGTCAGACGCTCAGCGTGCCACCGCTCTACGGCGTGCACTCACCGCCGGATCGCGTACTGACTGGACGGCTGCTTCGAGTTCGCGATCACGTCGTCCCAGGGCACCACGAAGCCGGTGA
- a CDS encoding TetR/AcrR family transcriptional regulator has protein sequence MRTEILDAAGRLLSELDGEDALTIRGVARAVGIAPASIYQHFADRTELVHGLLEHEFERLQVLLEKADAQADPEDMIGRVRAQVFAYGDFATTHPGHYRLLLSAISRHAPENPPEPLMKILSMFATAFDRCRQAGYRVRLPADRCAVMVVVSTHGLVALAQPRAATVPDRLRQNIEDLLTLILG, from the coding sequence TTGCGCACGGAGATCCTGGACGCTGCCGGCCGTCTGCTCTCCGAGCTCGACGGCGAGGACGCGCTCACCATCCGTGGCGTAGCCAGAGCGGTGGGCATCGCTCCGGCCAGCATCTACCAGCACTTCGCAGACCGGACCGAGCTCGTACACGGTCTGCTCGAGCACGAGTTCGAGCGGTTGCAGGTGCTGCTGGAGAAAGCAGATGCCCAGGCTGATCCCGAGGACATGATCGGCCGTGTCCGCGCGCAGGTGTTTGCTTACGGTGACTTCGCGACGACGCACCCCGGCCACTACCGGTTGCTGCTCAGTGCTATCTCGCGGCACGCACCGGAGAACCCGCCGGAACCTCTGATGAAGATCCTCTCGATGTTCGCCACGGCCTTCGACCGGTGCCGGCAAGCCGGGTACCGGGTGCGGCTGCCCGCCGACCGTTGCGCCGTGATGGTCGTGGTCAGCACGCACGGTTTGGTCGCACTGGCGCAGCCCCGTGCCGCAACCGTCCCCGACCGGCTGCGCCAGAACATCGAGGACCTGCTGACGCTGATCTTGGGCTAG